TGTTTTATACAATATGAATAGCTGTGACACGTTAAAGTAAGTACTTTTCTGAAAAGGGTTATTAATCTGATAGCCAGATATGGAAGTTGTCTTGATAAAGATGCATTCAAGTGTGCAGTTTACATATTATTGTCTGGTCAACTCACCTTTCCACCATATTGCTCCAACTTCTGTAAAGCAATagtgattttttctttgaatttcttgTCCATTAATCTCCTTGAAAGCTAttggaaaaatacagtaaagAGGTTTGTAGCCCATTCTCTTTACTTTGGGAAATGAGAGCtgaaagaaacatcattttataACTTGTAGCAGATGTCAAAGTATGGATCTCAGTAAGGCAAAAGGAGCGAAATGTTAACTGCTGAGCTTACTTTCAATTTATGTTCCTCATCTGTTAAGCtaaacagtttaatttttttccttttagcaaACAAATATGGAAGAGGAATCGATCAATACAAAGTCATTCTTGAAGTTGAAGAAAGGTTAACATGGTTTTCATTTGCACCAAACAGGATTTACTATAGTGAAAATACtccaaaaaaataatcacagataCTCTCTTCCTTTAATTTTGCTGTAAAAATTTTATTTGGAAGAAAGGTGAATTAAACCATGTCTGTGTAATAGAGGAGGGAAGTCTACAAAAGGATGTCTACAAAAGGATTCCGTATAAAAATACATTCCCCAACTGAACTTGAAGTTTACTGAATAAAACTTCCATGAGCAGAATTCCCATCTGAAAgaagtagaaatattttcctatgaTCATTTATTGACACTTTCACAGATTTTTGAAAAAGTTCATACTTGAAGTACAAAACTGATTTAGCAATAAACACAGATGCTATGCTTTGAAACAATGTTAATATCAGCTCAGGCTCAAAAAGTTGaaactttttttaaacagaaaacccTTCAATTATTCTCcagtttacattaaaaacagGTATTGTACAGTTAGAACATTTAAAGTCACCACACTATACAGGAATGATGGACTTGCACAGAGAAATATATGAAGTAATGCTTTTCACGGTACTGCTGAGTCCTCCAATGTTATATGTGCAGATATTACAATAAACATCTCCACAGAAGtaccataaaaatatatatattctcttaCTACAGCATTAAAACTTACATTTGTGAGCAGATGCTTAAGATGGTCGTTAAGAGATGGGCCAACAACAGCACTCAGTTGAACTAAAGCATCTAATCCCCTTTCAAATACTTCATCATCTGAATGGGCCtttgatggaagaaaatgaagtcctGTCAGACTAATATTCAGACAGGTGCACAAGCTCTTCAAAAATGCAATCTCTATTTTATGATTGTATTTTTATAACTGTACTTTTAATAAACTAAAATTACTGGAAAACCACTAATTTTTATAATGTTGTAAACAGTTAAGAAATAGAATGTAACTGAATACTGTCTAgatttaataattaaatgcaGAGGTATGTTTTTGtagaaagtagaaaacaaaagcctccACAATTTGCCAGTGAAATTGCTgcacttaattaaaaataataaaaaagaaaactgctaatTTATGCtttatatgcaaataaatacattcagcaAGCAAGAGAAATTACATCTAATGTTTCACTTTTGAAATGCATCCCATATACAGCGCTGCACAGCTTCTAAGGAAGAACATCTTTAAAATGTGGATATATCAAAACTGGGAACCAACATTTTAGTTGAAAATGTAATGAACTCACAGTAATTCTTAGGTAACtcataataataattatctTTGTTGGAGAAATGCAGGAAACAATGACTTTCTGGCTCAATGAACTTAGCCCTGCCAACTACAGCTCTGTCACCTGCCAGCAACCATCACACTCTTACCTACTTCTATGGTGTTTTGTCATCTGTACTGCTCTCATTATCATACTAATAAAAGTGACTGGAAGAACCAACAAGAATAATTCTTCtagttctaaaaaaaaaaaaaaatataaaaaagtaaCTATGAAAGTCTCTGCAAGAAGGGTAAGACGTACCAATGCAGCCTTTAACACAGGAACTAGACGAGGCAACAGCGGAATGGCTttttcagcagcatcttcaaCCAGAAGTAATTCTTTAAAACCCTCCTTTGAAACAAATGTATAGGGATGCTTTGTCTCTCTCAGACCCTGGtgcaaatgtaaaatatattcacTTAATAGTTATTCtgttaaacaaaacataattttgaAAGTCCCACATAACAGAAAGACAGTGTTTAGGTTCTTTTACCTCaattgaaaacataaaatacacTAACTCCACCATGTGGATCCATGGAGTACAACTCTGATCACAAAatatccatttttcttctgaaacatttaataTTAAACTTACATTATGAAAATTTGTATTTCAATCACTATTTGTACTTCATTATCTTTAATCTGCCTACCCACAGGAATTTTTATACAGGGCCAACAGAAGATTAGGTTATATTTGTAAATAGTTTCTATACTGCTAGGTAAAATAATATAGAAGGTGAacagtggaaggaaaaacagcccCCCGGGCAACTGCAAAAACTTGTGAGTGGTACAAATATGCATGATGACCTAAGCAGCAGAACTCAAAGACTGAAGTTATATGGTGGAAGTCTTTCTTATTTCCTTACCAGGAACTGCAAGCTACTTTAAGCATTGACAGCTTGTTTAATCTTTTGAAGAAACTGGATGCCCTGAAGGCAtacaaggccaggctggatgacgctctgggcagcctggtctagtggttggcaaccctatccacagcaggggtttgaaacaaaatgatctctgaggtctttttcaacacaggctaatctaggattctatgaaaataaaagcccGCTCTACAGAAAGCACTATAGTCAACTTCTATTAAGACTCCTGAAGCATATTTGGCCATAAATGACACTAATGAAATATAGGAGTCTAATGTTCACAttataaaaaatgtttattttctttaacttatTCAGAGAATCCTATTTCCACTGTATTAATTCAATCTATTAGCAAGGGCACTCTTAATTTAATAGATGGGCtttatacacacaaaaaaaataagccattttTTTATAAAACAACCTCCAAACCCACAAATGAATCAAAGTATTTTGTTCAGCACAGGAAATATCAAAGCATTCCTATTTTCGGGTGTTAGCAGTTCTTAAAACGTTgtaactgaaatacattttagaatcatagaaacaccaagatcagaaaatacatacaagatcacccagtccaactatccacctatcaccaatagttctcactaaaccatgtccctttgtacaacatctaaacgttctgtgaacacctccagtgttggtggctccaccacctccctgggcagcccattccactgcccggccactcttttggagaagtagtatttcctaaagtccagcctgaacctctggACTTGGGGTCCAgagcacaacttgaggccattccctctagtcccaTCACTAGCATCTAGTTCCACAAAACTTGACTCTTGTTTTAAATTACTCTTTATGGTACCCACAATAGATTTCAGTTGATGGTAGCTTGGAGGTGGACACTTATTTTTACACAGTGGACACTGTCAGGATCTCCAAATAAGTAGAAAAACCCCATAGCAGTTCAGTCATTTTACGCATACAGATCAttgtaaacacacacaaaagtgtTCTGATTGAAGGTGAATTGGAATTCAGCTAAACTAACTACTGAATTGTGAATTTCAATGCTTCCAAAAGGTACAAGACAAAGAATCAATAGTTCTCCAGTGTGCTCTCTAAACATAACTATTCTTTCTCAGCCATAGGCAAATCCAGTCAGTGAATTTAGTCCTATGCAGATATGGTGACAATACAATTGGTGTTATCTAGAAGAGTTATGCTTTCACAGTCCCTGGATGACTTTTTTGGATCCCAGACTGTAATGTATGTGAAAGGTAtgtactggaaaaataaatgaacaaaaaaagaagaacactgTGCGTGTTTGAGAGAACTGAAATCctacttttttcctccacagagCGTCCACATCCCAGATAAATGCTTAGGTCAGAAAGGAATGGGCTTGTTCTTAGTTTCTTACTTagctctgtgttttaaattgGGTTTGGATACTACCACTACTTCAGTTCCTCCCAGAATTGTTTCAATTAAATCATGAAGAAGTAGACTGGCATTATTTAGCTTTTAGGAACATGTAGCTCTGAGACATTTTTATGCATCCCTTGTTACAAAGAATAAATTATAAACCACTATTTTCAATTACAGCAGCAGTTAAATAACAGCAGCTGACATAAAAATGTAGCTGAGTACGTTCAGCACTACATGGAATAAATACTGTGTGCTTATCTTCCCCACAAAGATAGTTTACCTCTGCCAGAGTTATGAGAAGAGGATCAAAAGGAACTGTTTCAAGAGGGCACTCCCAGTGCAGTCGGTGCTTTACTGATCCATGCATTAACCTATATAAAGAATTAAAGTTGGAACAAATCAACAtataataataaacaatttatttctaaCACTATTCATATTGAAATAATACCATTAGTTTTTTTAGACTATATGCCATTGTATATACAACCTCAACATAATGACGTGTAAGAGCACGCAGAAGTGCAATTATTACAGATTTCGAGATGGCAGTTTTCAGAATTCTAATCCCAACcacaaagaaatcagaaaataaaagttacaaGAATTACAGATGCATCTCATACAGACACAGAAGATGCTCCCTTTGAAATTCTACTCATTTTAATAACTGTCAATAATCATTTCCCTCAAATACTAACTGATATGAAAAAATAgctgaagctgaaagaaaactatACTGGAATTCTTCAGTTAATCGTGTATACATGGTTTCTTTAATacatgtgtgcatatatatatatatacatacatacatatatatatatagtgctagagcatatatatatatatagtgctCATGATTAATAAGTAATTATTAATTTAACTAATTCTGCAGCCACTTGACAAGACTTGACAAAAGTGCTTATTATGTATGTGAATATGTAATAGACAAAGGGAATTTAAAATACCATAAAACACTTACATGTAGTTTTGTTAATACCCAATACTGCTGAAAATTAGAGTTGAAATAATCAAGAAAACATTCTCATATTACCTACTGCAGACAAAAAGACTGCAAGATGTTTGCTTAATAAAATGGCActaattttattatctttgttATAAGGAAAAGCACCTTTAAATGATGAAATCAGCATCTTTTGTGAAACAGTTTTAACATTgcacaaaaaagaacaaaaaggcaGTATCAAACATGTGGaaaattgcttctttctttgaaaataaattaactgCCTAAGTCAAAGAGTCTAAAGCTGTGAATAGATGTTTATCAATCCAAATTCTACCTGACCCTAACGCATATAACAAAAAGTAAActaacagaactgaaataccTGCACGGAATGCCACCTTTAGCATATGTAGCAGCAAACGCAGAAGGTGTTCTAGAAGGAGCAGCAAACTGCAaggacacacacaaaaaaaaaaagaaggaaaaaaaaaaaagtgttatgtGTTTATAAATTTGAATATGTTAAAACTGCAAATTACTGAGAAGGAAGCCTGGTTGTATGACTGTATTAACTTGAAAAATCTGCAGATATAGGATGGAAAATGCACGTTTGATACACTTATCAAAAAAAGGGCTTGACTCAATTGTCTGCAGAGAAAGTTGTAAAAATGAACTAATAATGTAGAATTCATGCTCTCCTGATGCAGTGCTCCCATTTTCCTATTTTGTCATGCAAATCTTAAGATTGAAATATTATGAGTTCTCTCTTAACAGATTAAGGACATCTCACTTTCCTAATTGTTATTATATGCAGGTGTCATGGCTGGAATAATTTTCTCTGTAGAGGCTGGTATGATTAAGTGCTTttgatttttgatgaaaatactGATGATAGCACACTGATGCTTTACTTATTGCATGGCAGTGCTTACACAAAGCCATGGACTTTCCAGCTTCTTATGCTGCCCTGCTAAGCAAGTTGCTGGGGGTGCACAAGATGGGGACAAAACTAAAACAGTTGACCTCAAAATGGTCAAAAGGATGTCCTGTACCATATGGTGTCATGCTAGGCAACAAAGCTGGGGTAAAGATGGAGGGGACTTGGAATGATGGTGGTTGTCTTCCCAAGAAATCGTTATGTGTGATGAGCCCAGCTTCCCTGGAAGTGGCTGAAGATCTGCTTCCTGATGGGAAGGAGCAAATTAATTCCTTGTTATCCTTCGATTGCACATACAGCTTTTGTTTTACCTAGCAAACTGTCTTTACCCTAACTCACGAGTTCTTGCACTTTTACCCTCTAGAATTCCTTCGCCCATCATGCTTGGGAAGAGTGAGGAGCTGTGTACTACTGAGCTGACACACAGCTGTGGGGCTACTCAACAACAGCAGGTAACTTGCAGAGGGTTGTTTCTGCTCCATCTCTAGCCTGATCCAACTATACACGAAATTACAAGTTGGCAAGATGTAGAATAACATCTAACATTAAGCAAGTGGGCACTGAAAATTAGTGGGAGCTTAGTGGGAGGAAAGTCTAGACcaagttacttttttttaatcatatacATGTTTCTTATCAGTTTGAAATATGACCTAATTTATTAGCATGATCACTCAATGCTACTTTCAAGTTTAAACATCTTTTCACAAAGTATCTAGCATGAAATGCCAGGAAATCTTAATTTCTATCTTTCTAGTGTTTGAAACTACACCCACACTGATAAAACTGTGCGCACAATTTGACTTTTCACTAACAATTTATTTGTTAGATTTTatgagatgatctttgagataCTACCAGAGTCTGTATCATTGCACAGCATACATACTGGATCAATAGTTTTGGGATTCAGCTTGTCACTGGGTTTTGGCTGTGGCTTAACTGCAGGTTCTGGAGAATATGGCAAAGGAGAAGATgtcttgcttttctgtgcagcagTCTTTGCTTTTATCTGGTCACCTGACGACATTTTTAGAACATTACTACCTAGAACAGAAAAAGattgaaaacacagaattcCATTCCTACGTGACAGGATATCAAGGGTTACAATCTCCAGGTCAAAAGACTGACAGtaacaatgaagaaaatctgaataagtgcattaaaaaaggaatcCTAATTCTTCTGTATCTCCTAATTCTGTGCAGCTCTCCTTCACTTTGCTAGCATTTTCAGAATATGGCCTGCCTATAGCAATAAATCTTTTATAAAGGCCACAATTAGGCATTGAAGACTcttcaaaacacacaaaaaacacacacgggatctttaaaggtcatgaagtccaactcccctgcagagaacagaaacatctacagctagatcagacACTCAGAACCTGGTCCAGCCTTatcttgagtgtctccagggatgaggcattcACCAtatccctgggcagcttgttctagtgcctcatcacccttactgtaaaaaaaaaatcttcctcatattcaatctaaatctaccttcttctAGTTGGAAACCACTTCCTGTGTCATATCACAACTGATCCTGCTGAAGAGTCCGTCCCATTCTTTCTTATGGCTCCTCTGCAGATACagaaaggccactatcaggtcaccaaagaaccttctccaggctgaacagcccccagtctcccagcctgtcctcataggagaggtattCCATCCATTGGAACATttttgccctcctctggatgcactccaacagctccacatctctcctgtactgaggactccacatctggatgcagtactccaggtgaggcctcaccagcacagagcagataggcaggatcacctcccttgccctgctggccacgctgCTTTTAATgcaggatacagttggccttccaggctgtgagggcacagtgctggctcatgtccacagaatcacagaatcaccacTTCCCATCTACCAGTAAATCCAAGTTCcttttggcagagctgtgctcaatCCTTGTATTGGCAATGGGGGTTgccacaacccaggtgcaagaccttgcactcAAATTTGTTGAACCACATGCCCAGAAGCATTCAGACTCTTTCCTATTCCAAGAAGTAATTAAGATACATGCCAATAACTTACAATACCATTTTAATTAACAACAAATTCTAGATGCACTTCAAATCACTGGTCACACCATCACAGGAAGCGCAGTAAATAAATGACAACAGATAGATCAGCCCTTTGGGACAAGAGTAAAGATGGGAGTTTGGTTTCTGGAAGCCACATATAAAAAGCAGACCGGCAATAAGCAGGTTGCAAAGGCGAAGCTGCTCACTTACCCCGCTGAATGAGCTCTCTGCCGGAGCGCAGATGGGGTAGAGaaagagagcagcagcaatctTTCGTTTTCCGCTATCCCCCCTTTTCAGAGCCCCAATGCCCGACCCGGCCCACCCGTGACCTGGCAGCGGGCAGCCCCACGAGCGGCCACGCTTCCTGCCGGTTGCCGAGGAAACTACGGGCCGCCAGGAGCCCAACATTCCTCGGCAGGACGAGCCCGGGGCGGGCGGAGCGAGCGGGACATGCGCGGTGGAAGGGCTGTGCGCTGAGCTGCCCTCCGActgggatggagggagggatgtgCGGCTGTATGAGGCTGCTGCATGAAGGGGGAAGGTCATCCTTTCGTCCTCTGTCACCACAGTGATATCTGCTGCCACCCTGCCTTTTCCCCAGTTACAGCTCAACTGTGCCCAGCCCAAGCCTTCCCCTTGGATTCCATCAGTAGCCTCAGTGAATGGAGTGGACTGTAAAgacataaataagaaaaaaaatactgatattATTTGCCATATTCTCTTTGCAgtcatttctgtttcaattaTAAGtacagaaatttatttatttatttatttatttatgtatttattatggAGTTAGCCCACTCAAACTATACTGAACTTGTGCcataaatacagtatttattcATATAAAAGCACATCTGCGTGTAGTAAATGGCCTTTTTGTGTAAAaggatgcattttttttgtcttctgtggaCCCAGTAAATCATCAGATTTTCCTGGAGAAAAGTGTTTATTCTTTTGAGCACTCTGCAGTAAATCTCCAAAGCAAGACATCTTTCTGGTTTACTTAAAGTGTGTGGGATACAATCTTTCCAGAATCACacattctttttcacatttgtaATTCATAGAGAGGAACTGAATGTGACTTCACTAATGGATAAGATAGGCTGCTCTCTTGGTTCTccacaaaaacaggaaaatgcacTGATGGAGTTGAAAAGCTGTCAGCTGCTTTTTTGAAAGCTACCATTGGCATTAGATTTTGGCCAATGTTGGCATTTCCTACTTGCTTTTAtccaacataaaataaatacttcgtgtagggaacctgctttggcaggggggttggacttgatgatctttggaggtcccttccaacccccatgattctgtgattctgtgatagttttTATCTGCCACTCATTGGAAGATGTGAGGACATCTGCAGAATTCAGATGGGGCTGCGTAATTCAGTGCATTTCTATCAGTGTGAAGtggaaatgcaaaagaaaaactgtcaaAATTTATGCTAGAGAAactgagaagggaagagaagatttctgctttgtatATAAATCTTTTAACTAGCAGAGATTGCAGTACTTTCACAGAAGTTTTTTTATTGTTCCATGGTACTtaaggcaaaagaaaaattgaTGTTATAAGCTGGTGAGGATCTCAGAAcaatgctgtgtttttaaagcatatCCTACAGGTCTTTGAAAATCACCTTAAAAACAGAGTGAAGTGTGCTTGTCTCCATAATGATGAAAAAGAACTGATTTTCTGAGTCAGGTTTATTTTTGGCTGTTATTATAGTATCATTTCCATCATGCATCTGCTGTAGTAGCTTTGTGAGTACAGAACAAACTACAGCTACGCTCAGTGATGGAAGAAATAGTACTATAATTCCTAAGTAAGTAGGAGGTATGAACTGCTGTGTTGTCTGAAGCAAAATACCACTGATCAGCTCTATGGAGTCAGCAACTCCCACTGAGTTCCTGGAGGCATAGAAACTGCTGGGTTTTAGAAGAACAAGTAAGACTCAGATTCTGCTCAAGAGCAGAGATTTACTCAACATTCAGTCAGtttcctggaaaatgaaaaatagaggAGCATTACAGTACATCAGAATGTACAGTATAACAGGGATTCCTGCCATACTTTAGACATGGAATATAAGGTCTTCATTCCTCTTCTTCAGGGAAATGATGCATCAAATCAAGGACTGAGAGATACTAGTGTGGATTCCTGGTAGAGGTGTCCCTCAGGGGGGTCGCATGATGGGCAGTTCATCTCTTAAACTGGGGAAAATCATCACATCATCTCAGATGGCTCTCAAGAAGCTGCCTTAATGAAAATCTTCAGGCATAAGGCCACCAAATATGGGTCAAAATGCCTTTGTTTACAAAAAAATACTTCTCATAATGTGTCTCATCTTTGTTAGTTGTTATAGAAACCAGTCTGTAAAATTTTAAACGTATTTGGGGGATGGACaatttagaaggaaagaaatactttaaCAGCAAAACATTAATATGCcataatataatattaatattaataaagcaaattattttagtatttttctccattacATTGTTATCACTTTGTAGTGTTAAATATGGTGTAATGATCTACTTCTACTGTTGTGTACTTACATAATGTTGGCTCcagttgctgttattttctctgttatgtgtttattattttgtttaatttaactGTCATAAACCTTTCATAATGAtcaaaataagcaaaagaaaaaaaaacccaaccaaatattttgtgatatttttagtcactaaaagaaatgcagtcacATATATGTGAGTGATAAGAAAACATAATATTCAGAGATTTTTATGATGATTTGTTTGCTGAATTTTGCTAAATACGAGAAAGGATTTACTTTTACAGCATTAAAGATTGTTTCAACTTTCTATGTTAGTATTCATCTAGTGATATATGAGTTGAtgtattttcatctgaaaatattttagaaatttcTAAGCCAAGTGCCTTTTTAGCTAAATGGGGACTAATTGAGGACTAATAACTCTTAGAACCTACAAAGAATGATGCATGTACAAAATATGTTTCCTTGACTCAATATATTTACTAATTCTTGTTATTTCTCCAATAATTCTTAAAAGTTAGAGATTCTCCTTGACATCTCAAAAAGTCTACGGTTTACACCATAGTCTCTAGAAGTGTTTTCCTTCCATAGTGTTCAAATACCATTCCCCAGAGTTTTTCTCCTTACTTCACCACcctatttccttttaaagaataCTCTATAAAAAATAGGAGTTATTATACAGCATTTGGAAATGAATGTGAGCTACAGAACAGACTGTAGAAGCCTTGTTGTAGATTTTGAGTTTCTTGTACAAAGGTTTAGGTGCTCCAGCCACTTTCATTGACAAATTTCATGTGTACTGTATCAGGTGATTGGTTCAGTGCCTGTCAAAAGTTGATGGACCTGTAAATGTTCCCTTATATCCTCAGTGAAAATTGGTGTGAAAGAGAGCCATTTCAGTTGAAGAATTTCAGGTAACTGTCCACAGAAGCTTTAATGCACACACATTCTGCTTTAATGCATCAGAAATGACTAGACTCCCTATTATTAAGTGCTAAATTGCTGAGAGGACTTTGGATTAGGAGATCAAAGTCCTGTGTAAAACTCAAAGGCAAACTCCAAAGAAGCAGATAGTCCCCCtggaatatttgcatttcttgatGTTGTAGAGTAACAATTAGACTCTCTATGGATATCATGAATACACAGGTCACTACCACTagcctgctgcttttcttgagCTATGGTGCAAAGCTGTGCAACATTANCTGAATTAGACTCTCTATGGATATCATGAATACACAGGTCACTACCACTagcctgctgcttttcttgagCTATGGTGCAAAGCTGTGCAACATTAAGAAGTTGTGTGGGCAACTTTGCTTcacttttcattatttattcaaGTGCTTAGAGCACCTCTAAAATGGTTTGGTTACACAGCCTTCACCATCACCCACTCATGGCACcagtgtatttttctccttggtACTATCAGGAGCCAAATAGGCCAGTGACACTGACCAATCAATGAATTATAtgttctgagaaatgaaattagGATTAAAAAGAGACACTTCTAAGCTTAATTATGCTTAGAAAATCATTCCCATTAGTTTAGTCAAAAGAGTTAGGAACCTGTATTACTTTGAGTAATTGTATGTAAATCATGGTTTTATGATGCTTGCTTTTCTGCCCCTGTGCTTTTCATCAGAATCTCCTTCCCTAAGTTAAGTTTCAGGAGTCCTTACCACAAAGTGTGAATGCTTAAACAGCTAAGAACAAGATTCACAGGTGGTACAAAAGTTGAGTAGGCAACGGTCTGCACAAAGTCCTGCAGAATGTAAAGGGGAAAGCTGTGGTTTGAGAGAAAGTTAGGACActtggggaaaagaagatgaatttATGTCTGTGTCTTCTTTTATGGAACTCAG
This region of Coturnix japonica isolate 7356 chromosome 4, Coturnix japonica 2.1, whole genome shotgun sequence genomic DNA includes:
- the PACRGL gene encoding PACRG-like protein isoform X1, whose translation is MTFPLHAAASYSRTSLPPSQSEGSSAHSPSTAHVPLAPPAPGSSCRGMLGSWRPVVSSATGRKRGRSWGCPLPGHGWAGSGIGALKRGDSGKRKIAAALFLYPICAPAESSFSGFAAPSRTPSAFAATYAKGGIPCRLMHGSVKHRLHWECPLETVPFDPLLITLAEGLRETKHPYTFVSKEGFKELLLVEDAAEKAIPLLPRLVPVLKAALAHSDDEVFERGLDALVQLSAVVGPSLNDHLKHLLTNLSRRLMDKKFKEKITIALQKLEQYGGKASVTIIKSKIPTYCSVFP
- the PACRGL gene encoding PACRG-like protein isoform X2, translating into MTFPLHAAASYSRTSLPPSQSEGSSAHSPSTAHVPLAPPAPGSSCRGMLGSWRPVVSSATGRKRGRSWGCPLPGHGWAGSGIGALKRGDSGKRKIAAALFLYPICAPAESSFSGFAAPSRTPSAFAATYAKGGIPCRLMHGSVKHRLHWECPLETVPFDPLLITLAEGLRETKHPYTFVSKEGFKELLLVEDAAEKAIPLLPRLVPVLKAALAHSDDEVFERGLDALVQLSAVVGPSLNDHLKHLLTNASVTIIKSKIPTYCSVFP
- the PACRGL gene encoding PACRG-like protein isoform X3 encodes the protein MSSGDQIKAKTAAQKSKTSSPLPYSPEPAVKPQPKPSDKLNPKTIDPFAAPSRTPSAFAATYAKGGIPCRLMHGSVKHRLHWECPLETVPFDPLLITLAEGLRETKHPYTFVSKEGFKELLLVEDAAEKAIPLLPRLVPVLKAALAHSDDEVFERGLDALVQLSAVVGPSLNDHLKHLLTNLSRRLMDKKFKEKITIALQKLEQYGGKASVTIIKSKIPTYCSVFP